One region of Citrus sinensis cultivar Valencia sweet orange chromosome 6, DVS_A1.0, whole genome shotgun sequence genomic DNA includes:
- the LOC107177433 gene encoding transcription factor bHLH87, translating into MEYVNAKTLASGKGNKKKKSSGSKSNPMKLSTDPQSVAARQRRHRISDRFKILQSMVPGGTKMDTASMLDEAINYVKFLKAVIWFHENIINFADHHHHEYDPPVAFGQLPGSFPYSPESLYSSINNLAAAPVPQQDSMQASETQPFQDFNVFQGEESETLMHLDGFMKY; encoded by the coding sequence ATGGAGTATGTTAATGCGAAAACATTAGCAAGCGGCAAGGggaataagaagaagaagagtagTGGAAGCAAAAGCAATCCGATGAAGCTATCAACTGACCCACAAAGTGTTGCCGCAAGACAAAGGAGGCATCGAATCAGCGACCGGTTCAAGATCTTGCAGAGCATGGTTCCTGGAGGAACTAAAATGGATACAGCCTCAATGTTAGACGAGGCCATTAACTACGTGAAGTTCCTGAAGGCCGTGATTTGGTTTCACGAAAACATCATCAACTTCGccgatcatcatcatcacgaATATGACCCGCCGGTTGCTTTCGGTCAGCTTCCGGGTTCCTTTCCTTATTCCCCGGAGAGTCTCTACTCTAGCATTAACAACTTAGCCGCAGCCCCAGTACCGCAACAGGATTCCATGCAAGCTTCAGAGACGCAACCTTTTCAGGATTTTAATGTGTTCCAAGGTGAAGAGTCGGAGACATTAATGCATTTGGATGGCTTCATGAAATACTAG
- the LOC102620461 gene encoding uncharacterized protein LOC102620461 — translation MIPDQAAHNKFIAQASIAMASEEFRLVSPEINHQGRLPRKYTNEGQGAKKNISPRLEWYNVPEGTKSLALVVEDIDAPDPSGPIVPWTHWVVVNIPPTLKGLPEGFSGKEEEIGGEYAGIKEGNNDWKVPGWRGPKLPNHGHRFQFKLYALDDEMHLGNKVTKERLLEAIEGNVLGEAVLTAIF, via the exons ATGATACCAGATCAAGCAGCTCATAATAAGTTTATAGCACAAGCAAGCATAGCAATGGCCAGCGAGGAGTTCAGGCTAGTATCACCAGAAATAAACCACCAAGGGAGGCTGCCAAGAAAGTACACAAACGAGGGGCAAGGTGCGAAGAAGAACATATCTCCCCGATTGGAATGGTACAATGTTCCGGAAGGAACGAAGAGCTTGGCTCTGGTGGTTGAAGACATAGATGCCCCGGACCCAAGTGGCCCAATCGTGCCGTGGACTCATTGGGTGGTTGTTAACATACCTCCGACGCTGAAGGGTCTGCCGGAGGGATTCTCCGGCAAAGAGGAGGAAATTGGCGGGGAATACGCCGGGATCAAAGAGGGAAACAATGATTGGAAGGTTCCGGGGTGGCGCGGGCCCAAGTTGCCCAACCATGGCCACAGGTTCCAGTTTAAGCTTTATGCCTTGGATGACGAGATGCACCTTGGTAACAAG GTGACAAAGGAGCGGCTTTTGGAAGCAATTGAAGGAAATGTCCTGGGAGAGGCAGTCTTGACTGCCATATTCtga